From Coccinella septempunctata chromosome 4, icCocSept1.1, whole genome shotgun sequence, a single genomic window includes:
- the LOC123312197 gene encoding uncharacterized protein LOC123312197, whose amino-acid sequence MKIYSTDGSYTENVRDTEFGWFFNDIELESENEVGNPQENGEIFEVKGKPLILTNPVVEVHGVENAEECQERPVNLVREHMLRNFVNIDSQSPTREEIASLIEPYSIQSGTLLSVVSNAKLLTYKSKYLQLFIAARASAYRYLIKDKEEIKKVVDEFNLNSHEFDNPVSILLELIFTDKTSPIDYFLFNTKASESGSIVRSLLRQKSQDVFAKAKCDSDSGVADSISSNDSNEMRNEVIEIHQDLEHMNLTVERLIEKAEKLEKDLIQTNYLDDLIHLLNGDVEKVKTIKLPFKAFLTGEEEKVNLVI is encoded by the exons ATGAAGATCTACAGCACAGACGGGAGTTACACAGAAAACGTCCGAGACACGGAGTTCGGTTGGTTCTTCAACGACATAGAGCTCGAATCGGAAAATGAGGTCGGGAATCCCCAAGAGAACGGCGAAATATTCGAGGTCAAGGGAAAACCCCTTATTTTAACGAACCCGGTGGTGGAAGTGCATGGTGTAGAAAACGCGGAAGAGTGTCAGGAGCGCCCGGTGAACTTGGTCAGAGAGCATATGTTGAGAAACTTTGTGAACATAGACTCTCAGTCGCCAACTAGAGAGGAGATCGCAAGTCTAATAGAACCTTATTCAATACAAAGTGGTACTTTGCTCTCTGTAGTTTCCAACGCAAAACTGTTGACGTACAAAAGTAAATATTTGCAACTTTTTATTGCCGCTAGAGCTAGTGCTTACAGATATTTGATAAAAGATAAAGAGGAGATAAAGAAAGTCGTTGATGAGTTCAATTTAAACAGTCACGAGTTTGACAACCCAGTATCTATATTATTGGAACTTATTTTTACAGATAAAACTTCGCCGATTGATTACTTTTTGTTTAATACGAAAGCTAGTGAATCGGGTTCTATAGTTAGGAGTCTGCTCAGGCAAAAGAGCCAAGATGTCTTTGCTAAGGCCAAGTGCGATTCCGACAGTGGGGTAGCAGATAGCATTTCTAGTAACGATAGTAACGAGATGAGGAACGAGGTGATAGAAATACACCAGGATCTCGAG CACATGAATCTCACCGTAGAAAGACTGATCGAAAAAGCCGAGAAACTGGAGAAGGACCTCATCCAGACCAACTACCTGGATGACCTTATCCATCTGCTGAACGGAGATGTAGAAAAAGTCAAGACCATAAAGCTTCCCTTCAAGGCCTTTCTGACTGGAGAAGAAGAAAAGGTCAATCTGGTGATATAA
- the LOC123312196 gene encoding uncharacterized protein LOC123312196: MYEGDSQIMVVKASHGTADREDPVSVRILELLYGDMKQPPGDADCPYQKLIKYPTVEMENVLSGPNLASSQIMEEQAIEGNRQSKLAVPTPEPQEKNPSEGSEGEDGEGEEENYLIGIWAPPTRRILSSCFKILFPRMAAPLLIPEPPPRPPYISVCFPIDKRAKVQDMMTEWETEIERYGIFTSYSPEEAKLVAKSFKKFDKADVQKDGNEKIVIQLARRRSECLLAFACEIPAYMSPNVYQGKRECKLFFPEGYDEPLEQEIEEEEEEGEEGEGGELEEGEREEGGSFVYDDENKPKITENVNDTAPASISADVSSSVEPSMGDGGTEASVHTEASVHTEAATEDESLDV; this comes from the exons ATGTATGAGGGTGACTCGCAAATCATGGTTGTCAAGGCTAGTCACGGTACTGCCGACAGAGAGGACCCTGTATCAGTCAGAATCCTGGAACTTCTGTACGGTGACATGAAGCAGCCACCCGGTGACGCAGACTGCCCTTATCAGAAATTGATCAAGTATCCTACGGTGGAGATGGAAAACGTGCTGTCTGGGCCGAATTTGGCTTCTTCGCAGATAATGGAAGAACAGGCCATCGAGGGGAACAGACAATCCAAGTTGGCGGTGCCG ACTCCTGAGCCACAGGAGAAAAATCCTTCCGAAGGCAGCGAGGGGGAAGATGGGGAAGGTGAAGAGGAAAATTATTTGATAGGTATATGGGCACCGCCCACCAGAAGGATATTGTCGAGTTGCTTCAAGATACTATTCCCCAGAATGGCGGCGCCACTTCTAATACCTGAGCCCCCACCCAGACCCCCATACATAAGCGTCTGTTTCCCCATAGACAAGAGGGCCAAAGTACAGGATATGATGACCGAATGGGAGACCGAAATAGAAAGATACGGCATCTTCACCAGTTATTCTCCAGAAGAGGCCAAGCTGGTAGCGAAGTCTTTTAAGAAGTTCGACAAGGCCGACGTACAGAAAGACGG aaacgaaaaaatagtGATACAACTGGCACGAAGAAGGAGCGAGTGTCTTCTGGCCTTCGCTTGCGAAATTCCGGCCTACATGAGTCCGAACGTGTACCAAGGAAAAAGGGAGTGCAAGCTGTTCTTTCCGGAAGGATACGATGAGCCACTCGAGCAGGAGATCgaggaagaagaagaggaaGGAGAAGAAGGGGAAGGAGGTGAACTTGAGGAAGGGGAGCGCGAGGAGGGAGGCTCTTTCGTGTATGATGATGAAAATAAACCAAAAATAACGGAGAATGTTAACGACACAGCTCCAGCGAGTATATCTGCTGATGTTTCCTCGTCTGTGGAACCTTCGATGGGAGATGGTGGTACTGAGGCTAGCGTTCATACCGAGGCCAGCGTTCATACTGAGGCTGCTACTGAAGATGAATCTTTGGAtgtttga